A single window of Athene noctua chromosome 1, bAthNoc1.hap1.1, whole genome shotgun sequence DNA harbors:
- the CRIPT gene encoding cysteine-rich PDZ-binding protein, protein MVCEKCEKKLGTVITPDTWKDGARNTTESGGRKLNENKALTSKKARFDPYGKNKFAICRICKSSVHQPGSHYCQGCAYKKGICSMCGKKVLDTKNYKQTSV, encoded by the exons ATGGTGTGCGAGAAGT GTGAGAAGAAGCTCGGTACGGTGATCACTCCCGATACGTGGAAAGATGGTGCAAGAAACACAACAG AAAGTGGTGGTCGCAAGTTAAATGAAAACAAGGCATTGACCTCAAAGAAGGCAAG GTTTGATCCTTATGGAAAGAACAAATTTGCCATATGTCGGATTTGTAAGAGTTCTGTCCATCAGCCAGGGTCTCACTATTGTCAGGGATGTGCCTATAAAAAAG GCATCTGCTCAATGTGTGGCAAGAAGGTCTTGGATACGAAGAACTACAAGCAAACTTCTGTCTAA
- the PIGF gene encoding GPI ethanolamine phosphate transferase, stabilizing subunit isoform X1: MKEAEIRRLLAANLLCVFSIILTAVVPSFFWDGFTVLGTHLAWLCICSVCVSTLNIILHLVLKPNQSHKRSSFAHKISRFLKCCIYFFMSCILFHAIIVLYGAPLIESVTETFLFAVLLSTFTTLQCLCMLGPNIQAWIRVFSKNGAMSIWESSLQITTICSILGAWFGAFPIPLDWDRPWQVWPISCSLGATFGYMAGLIIAPLWIHWNRKQLTYKSR, translated from the exons atgaaagaagcagaaataagGAGGCTCTTGGCTGCCAACCTCCTCTGTGTTTTTTCCATCATTCTGACAGCGGTTGTTCCATCTTTCTTCTGGGATGGATTCACGGTTTTGGGGACACACCTCGCGTGGCTGTGTATTTGTTCTGTTTGTGTTAGTACCCTTAATATAATCTTGCACTTAGTCCTTAAACCAAATCAGTCTCATAAGAGAAGTTCATTTGCTCACAAG ATATCCAGATTTCTAAAATGCTGTATATACTTTTTCATGTCTTGCATACTATTTCATGCGATTATTGTTCTTTATGGAGCACCTCTCATAGA gTCAGTGACTGAGACATTTTTGTTTGCAGTTCTCCTGTCTACCTTTACTACTTTACAGTGCTTGTGTATGCTGGGGCCAAACATACAAGCATGGATACGGGTATTTAGTAAAAATGG AGCTATGTCCATCTGGGAAAGCAGTCTACAGATTACTACCATATGCAGTATACTTGGAGCTTGGTTTGGAGCTTTTCCTATTCCTCTTGATTGGGATCGGCCTTGGCAG GTATGGCCCATTTCCTGTTCCCTCGGAGCTACCTTTGGCTATATGGCTGGCCTGATTATTGCGCCTCTGTGGATACACTGGAACCGGAAGCAGCTTACGTACAAAAGCAGATAA
- the PIGF gene encoding GPI ethanolamine phosphate transferase, stabilizing subunit isoform X2 — translation MKEAEIRRLLAANLLCVFSIILTAVVPSFFWDGFTVLGTHLAWLCICSVCVSTLNIILHLVLKPNQSHKRSSFAHKISRFLKCCIYFFMSCILFHAIIVLYGAPLIESVTETFLFAVLLSTFTTLQCLCMLGPNIQAWIRVFSKNGAMSIWESSLQITTICSILGAWFGAFPIPLDWDRPWQGSAPDLRTVRWSVLWFLPFAPIFARCH, via the exons atgaaagaagcagaaataagGAGGCTCTTGGCTGCCAACCTCCTCTGTGTTTTTTCCATCATTCTGACAGCGGTTGTTCCATCTTTCTTCTGGGATGGATTCACGGTTTTGGGGACACACCTCGCGTGGCTGTGTATTTGTTCTGTTTGTGTTAGTACCCTTAATATAATCTTGCACTTAGTCCTTAAACCAAATCAGTCTCATAAGAGAAGTTCATTTGCTCACAAG ATATCCAGATTTCTAAAATGCTGTATATACTTTTTCATGTCTTGCATACTATTTCATGCGATTATTGTTCTTTATGGAGCACCTCTCATAGA gTCAGTGACTGAGACATTTTTGTTTGCAGTTCTCCTGTCTACCTTTACTACTTTACAGTGCTTGTGTATGCTGGGGCCAAACATACAAGCATGGATACGGGTATTTAGTAAAAATGG AGCTATGTCCATCTGGGAAAGCAGTCTACAGATTACTACCATATGCAGTATACTTGGAGCTTGGTTTGGAGCTTTTCCTATTCCTCTTGATTGGGATCGGCCTTGGCAG GGATCTGCTCCAGATCTCCGGACAGTGAGATGGAGCGTTTTATGGTTTCTTCCCTTTGCCCCTATCTTTGCCAGATGCCATTAG